In Melanotaenia boesemani isolate fMelBoe1 chromosome 7, fMelBoe1.pri, whole genome shotgun sequence, a single window of DNA contains:
- the klhl4 gene encoding kelch-like protein 4 isoform X2, with the protein MNTNSSDEFFQAANHAEQTFRKMETYLQHKQLCDVLLIAGDHKIPAHRLVLSAVSDYFAAMFTSDVREAKQEEIKMEGVDPEALRSLVHFAYTGVLELKEETIESLLAAACLLQLSQVIQVCCSFLMKQLHPSNCLGIRSFADAQGCVDLLNVAHNYTMEHFLEVIQNQEFLLLPTAEIVKLLSSDDINVPDEETIFQALMMWVRYDVQHRQQDLGVLLAYIRLPLLPPQLLADLENNKMFSDDLECQKLLMEAMKYHLLPERRPMFQSPRTKPRKSTVGALYAVGGMDATKGSTTIEKYDLRTNTWVQAGVMNGRRLQFGVAVIDNKLYVVGGRDGLKTSNMVECYNPVNKMWSTMPPMSTHRHGLGIAVLEGPMYAVGGHDGWSYLNTVERWDPQARQWNYVASMSTPRSTMGVTALNGKLFAVGGRDGSSCLRSMECFDPHTNKWSMCAPMAKRRGGVGVTTYNNFLYAVGGHDAPASNHCSRLSDCVERYDPKTDTWTTVSSLSVPRDAVGVCLLGDKLYAVGGYDGQSYLNTVESYDAQNNEWTEEVPLNIGRAGACVVVVKLP; encoded by the exons ATGAACACCAACTCCTCGGATGAGTTTTTCCAGGCTGCAAATCATGCAGAGCAGACGTTTCGTAAAATGGAGACCTACCTCCAGCacaagcagctgtgtgatgtaCTCTTGATAGCGGGAGATCACAAGATACCCGCTCATAG ACTGGTCCTAAGCGCTGTTTCAGACTACTTTGCCGCTATGTTCACCAGCGATGTTAGAGAGGCAAAGCAAGAGGAGATAAAGATGGAGGGAGTTGATCCTGAGGCCCTCAGATCCCTGGTTCATTTTGCCTACACTG GTGTCCTTGAGCTGAAAGAGGAGACCATTGAGAGTTTATTGGCAGCAGCTTGCCTCCTCCAGCTTTCACAAGTCATCCAAGTCTGCTGTAGCTTTCTAATGAAACAGCTACATCCCTCCAATTGCCTTGGAATACGATCCTTTGCAGACGCCCAGGGCTGTGTGGATTTGCTGAATGTGGCTCATAACTACACCATG GAACACTTCCTGGAGGTCATTCAGAACCAGGAGTTCCTGCTGCTCCCCACAGCGGAGATTGTTAAGCTGCTCTCCAGCGATGACATCAATGTTCCTGATGAAGAAACAATCTTTCAAGCTTTGATGATGTGGGTGAGATATGATGTCCAGCATCGACAACAGGACCTCGGGGTGCTTCTGGCTTACATCCGCCTGCCTCTTCTCCCTCCACAG CTTCTTGCAGATCTAGAAAACAACAAGATGTTTTCTGATGACCTGGAGTGCCAGAAGCTTCTGATGGAGGCCATGAAGTATCATCTGCTGCCTGAACGACGTCCCATGTTTCAGAGTCCAAGAACAAAACCTAGAAAGTCCACTGTGGGTGCACTTTATGCTGTGGGAGGGATGGATGCTACCAAAG gcTCTACCACCATAGAGAAGTATGACTTACGGACAAACACCTGGGTCCAGGCCGGAGTCATGAACGGACGGAGGCTGCAGTTTGGTGTGGCAGTGATAGACAACAAGCTGTATGTAGTAGGAGGGAGAGATGGGCTCAAGACATCTAACATGGTGGAATGCTACAATCCTGTCAACAAAATGTGGTCCACCATGCCTCCGATGTCCACACATAGACATGGACTTG GTATTGCTGTGCTTGAGGGTCCCATGTATGCGGTTGGAGGCCATGATGGTTGGAGCTACCTAAACACAGTAGAACGCTGGGATCCGCAAGCCAGACAGTGGAACTATGTGGCCAGCATGTCAACTCCGCGGAGCACCATGGGAGTCACAGCGCTCAATGGAAA ACTGTTTGCGGTTGGTGGCCGTGACGGCAGCTCATGTTTGAGGTCGATGGAGTGTTTCGATCCACACACCAACAAGTGGAGCATGTGTGCACCTATGGCCAAGAGAAGAGGAGGCGTGGGTGTAACAACATACAACAACTTCCTGTATGCTGTGGGTGGACATGATGCCCCCGCTTCCAACCACTGCTCTAGACTCTCTGACTGTGTTGAGAG GTATGACCCAAAGACAGACACGTGGACCACTGTGTCCTCTCTCAGCGTTCCCCGGGATGCAGTGGGGGTGTGTTTGCTGGGTGACAAGCTTTATGCAGTGGGTGGATATGATGGCCAATCATACCTGAATACTGTTGAGTCCTACGATGCACAGAACAATGAGTGGACTGAG GAGGTCCCGCTCAACATCGGAAGGGCAGGCGcctgtgtggtggtggtgaaaTTGCCTTGA